A window from Populus trichocarpa isolate Nisqually-1 chromosome 3, P.trichocarpa_v4.1, whole genome shotgun sequence encodes these proteins:
- the LOC7454900 gene encoding outer envelope protein 80, chloroplastic isoform X1, which translates to MIKNDDVSFTSSALKIAPFLHHQTKPSLPFFSQFVQTKLTFLDSLLTRTRFPNSPLLCSASLSLTRPSSPGPDPKSLPILCSASLSLSQSQLRDSTQSDSVVAQQKSGGASGVHGPSRYDEERVLISEVLVRNKDGEELERKDLEAEALAALKACRANSALTVREVQEDVHRVISSGYFCSCMPVAVDTRDGIRLVFQVEPNQEFHGLVCEGASVLPTKFLQDAFRGGYGKVVNIKQLDEVISSINSWYMERGLFGMVSNAEILSGGIIRLQIAEAEVNDISIRFLDRKTGEPTKGKTKPETILRQLTTKKGQVYSMLQGKRDVDTVLTMGIMEDVSFIPQPAEDTGKVDLIMNVVERPNGGFSAGGGISSGTTSGSLPGLIGSFAYSHRNVFGRNQKLNISLERGQIDSIFRINYTDPWIEGDDKRTSRTIMVQNSRTPGNLVHGNQPVNNSLTIGRVAAGIEFSRPLRPKWSGTVGLIFQHAGARNEKGDPKIKDHYNSPLTASGKNHDDMLLAKFESVYTGSGDHGSSMFVFNMEQGLPLWPEWLFFNRVNTRARKGVEIGPALCLLSLSGGHVMGNFSPHEAFAIGGTNSVRGYEEGAVGSGRSYAVGSGEISFPVLGPVEGVFFADYGTDLGSGPSVPGDPAGARLKPGSGYGYGFGIRVDSPLGPLRLEYAFNDRHTKRFHFGVGHRN; encoded by the exons ATGATAAAAAACGACGACGTTTCCTTCACTTCTTCTGCTCTCAAAATCGCACCTTTCCTTCACCACCAAACTAAACCCTCTCTCCCTTTCTTCTCTCAATTTGTCCAAACCAAACTCACCTTCCTCGACTCGCTCCTAACCCGCACCAGGTTCCCCAACTCACCCCTCCTCTGCTCTGCCTCGCTCTCCCTAACTCGGCCCTCCTCCCCCGGGCCGGACCCTAAATCCCTGCCGATCCTCTGCTCCGCGTCATTGTCTCTGAGTCAGTCTCAACTCCGTGATTCGACTCAGAGTGACTCGGTGGTGGCCCAGCAGAAGAGTGGTGGGGCGAGTGGGGTTCATGGGCCGAGTCGGTATGATGAGGAGAGGGTGTTGATAAGTGAAGTGTTGGTGAGGAATAAAGACGGGGAGGAACTGGAGAGGAAGGATTTGGAAGCTGAAGCTCTAGCTGCGTTAAAAGCTTGCCGTGCTAACTCAGCTCTTACGGTTCGTGAAGTTCAGGAGGATGTGCATAGGGTTATTAGTAGTGGGTACTTTTGCTCCTGTATGCCTGTTGCTGTTGACACACGTGATGGCATTCGACTGGTTTTTCAG GTAGAGCCAAACCAGGAGTTTCATGGGCTAGTATGCGAAGGGGCTAGTGTTCTTCCGACAAAGTTTTTACAGGATGCTTTTCGTGGCGGATATG GAAAAGTGGTTAATATTAAGCAATTGGATGAAGTGATAAGTTCCATCAATAGCTGGTACATGGAGCGTGGTCTTTTTGGCATG gtCTCAAATGCTGAGATACTCTCTGGGGGTATTATAAGGTTACAAATTGCAGAAGCGGAGGTGAATGACATTTCCATACGCTTTCTTGACCGAAAAAC TGGTGAACCAACCAAGGGGAAGACAAAGCCCGAGACGATACTTAGGCAACTTACAACCAAAAAGGGACAG GTCTACAGCATGCTTCAAGGGAAAAGAGATGTGGATACTGTGTTAACTATGGGAATCATGGAAGATGTTAGCTTTATTCCCCAACCTGCTGAag ATACTGGCAAAGTTGATTTGATAATGAATGTTGTTGAACGTCCAAATGGAGGATTTTCTGCTGGTGGTGGGATATCAAGTGG GACTACAAGTGGCTCTCTACCAGGACTTATTGGAAg CTTTGCATATTCTCATAGGAATGTTTTTGGACGAAACCAGAAACTTAATATTTCCCTTGAGAGGGGCCAAATTGACTCAATCTTTCGAATAAACTACACAGACCCCTGGATTGAAGGGGACGACAAACGGACTTCTAGAACAATTATGGTTCAG AATTCAAGAACCCCTGGGAATCTTGTTCATGGTAATCAACCTGTAAATAATAGCCTGACGATTGGCAGAGTTGCAGCTGGTATAGAATTTAGTAGACCACTCAGACCAAAGTGGAGTGGAACAGTCGGACTTATTTTTCAG CATGCTGGTGCTCGTAATGAAAAAGGAGACCCTAAGATCAAAGACCATTACAACAGCCCCCTCACTGCAAG TGGCAAGAATCATGATGATATGTTGCTTGCTAAATTTGAAAGTGTATATACAGGTTCTGGTGACCATGGCTCTTCAATG TTTGTGTTTAACATGGAACAAGGACTACCTCTTTGGCCCGAGTGGCTGTTTTTCAACAGAGTTAATACTCGTGCTAGAAAGGGTGTGGAAATTGGTCCTGCTCTTTGTCTTCTgag TTTGTCTGGTGGTCATGTGATGGGTAATTTCTCTCCTCATGAAGCATTTGCCATTGGTGGAACAAACAGTGTGAGAGGATATGAAGAAGGGGCCGTGGGCTCTGGTCGATCTTATGCAGTTGGCTCGGGTGAAATTTCTTTCCCTGTG TTGGGACCAGTGGAAGGAGTTTTTTTTGCTGACTATGGAACAGACCTTGGATCTGGACCCTCAGTGCCTG GTGATCCTGCTGGGGCAAGGCTGAAGCCTGGAAGTGGATATGGGTATGGCTTCGGCATCCGTGTGGACTCACCATTAGGCCCTCTTCGGCTTGAATATGCATTTAATGACAGGCACACAAAGAGATTCCATTTTGGAGTAGGTCACCGAAATTAA
- the LOC7454900 gene encoding outer envelope protein 80, chloroplastic isoform X3 → MERGLFGMVSNAEILSGGIIRLQIAEAEVNDISIRFLDRKTGEPTKGKTKPETILRQLTTKKGQVYSMLQGKRDVDTVLTMGIMEDVSFIPQPAEDTGKVDLIMNVVERPNGGFSAGGGISSGTTSGSLPGLIGSFAYSHRNVFGRNQKLNISLERGQIDSIFRINYTDPWIEGDDKRTSRTIMVQNSRTPGNLVHGNQPVNNSLTIGRVAAGIEFSRPLRPKWSGTVGLIFQHAGARNEKGDPKIKDHYNSPLTASGKNHDDMLLAKFESVYTGSGDHGSSMFVFNMEQGLPLWPEWLFFNRVNTRARKGVEIGPALCLLSLSGGHVMGNFSPHEAFAIGGTNSVRGYEEGAVGSGRSYAVGSGEISFPVLGPVEGVFFADYGTDLGSGPSVPGDPAGARLKPGSGYGYGFGIRVDSPLGPLRLEYAFNDRHTKRFHFGVGHRN, encoded by the exons ATGGAGCGTGGTCTTTTTGGCATG gtCTCAAATGCTGAGATACTCTCTGGGGGTATTATAAGGTTACAAATTGCAGAAGCGGAGGTGAATGACATTTCCATACGCTTTCTTGACCGAAAAAC TGGTGAACCAACCAAGGGGAAGACAAAGCCCGAGACGATACTTAGGCAACTTACAACCAAAAAGGGACAG GTCTACAGCATGCTTCAAGGGAAAAGAGATGTGGATACTGTGTTAACTATGGGAATCATGGAAGATGTTAGCTTTATTCCCCAACCTGCTGAag ATACTGGCAAAGTTGATTTGATAATGAATGTTGTTGAACGTCCAAATGGAGGATTTTCTGCTGGTGGTGGGATATCAAGTGG GACTACAAGTGGCTCTCTACCAGGACTTATTGGAAg CTTTGCATATTCTCATAGGAATGTTTTTGGACGAAACCAGAAACTTAATATTTCCCTTGAGAGGGGCCAAATTGACTCAATCTTTCGAATAAACTACACAGACCCCTGGATTGAAGGGGACGACAAACGGACTTCTAGAACAATTATGGTTCAG AATTCAAGAACCCCTGGGAATCTTGTTCATGGTAATCAACCTGTAAATAATAGCCTGACGATTGGCAGAGTTGCAGCTGGTATAGAATTTAGTAGACCACTCAGACCAAAGTGGAGTGGAACAGTCGGACTTATTTTTCAG CATGCTGGTGCTCGTAATGAAAAAGGAGACCCTAAGATCAAAGACCATTACAACAGCCCCCTCACTGCAAG TGGCAAGAATCATGATGATATGTTGCTTGCTAAATTTGAAAGTGTATATACAGGTTCTGGTGACCATGGCTCTTCAATG TTTGTGTTTAACATGGAACAAGGACTACCTCTTTGGCCCGAGTGGCTGTTTTTCAACAGAGTTAATACTCGTGCTAGAAAGGGTGTGGAAATTGGTCCTGCTCTTTGTCTTCTgag TTTGTCTGGTGGTCATGTGATGGGTAATTTCTCTCCTCATGAAGCATTTGCCATTGGTGGAACAAACAGTGTGAGAGGATATGAAGAAGGGGCCGTGGGCTCTGGTCGATCTTATGCAGTTGGCTCGGGTGAAATTTCTTTCCCTGTG TTGGGACCAGTGGAAGGAGTTTTTTTTGCTGACTATGGAACAGACCTTGGATCTGGACCCTCAGTGCCTG GTGATCCTGCTGGGGCAAGGCTGAAGCCTGGAAGTGGATATGGGTATGGCTTCGGCATCCGTGTGGACTCACCATTAGGCCCTCTTCGGCTTGAATATGCATTTAATGACAGGCACACAAAGAGATTCCATTTTGGAGTAGGTCACCGAAATTAA
- the LOC7454900 gene encoding outer envelope protein 80, chloroplastic isoform X2, whose translation MIKNDDVSFTSSALKIAPFLHHQTKPSLPFFSQFVQTKLTFLDSLLTRTRFPNSPLLCSASLSLTRPSSPGPDPKSLPILCSASLSLSQSQLRDSTQSDSVVAQQKSGGASGVHGPSRYDEERVLISEVLVRNKDGEELERKDLEAEALAALKACRANSALTVREVQEDVHRVISSGYFCSCMPVAVDTRDGIRLVFQVEPNQEFHGLVCEGASVLPTKFLQDAFRGGYGKVVNIKQLDEVISSINSWYMERGLFGMVSNAEILSGGIIRLQIAEAEVNDISIRFLDRKTGEPTKGKTKPETILRQLTTKKGQVYSMLQGKRDVDTVLTMGIMEDVSFIPQPAEDTGKVDLIMNVVERPNGGFSAGGGISSGTTSGSLPGLIGSFAYSHRNVFGRNQKLNISLERGQIDSIFRINYTDPWIEGDDKRTSRTIMVQNSRTPGNLVHGNQPVNNSLTIGRVAAGIEFSRPLRPKWSGTVGLIFQHAGARNEKGDPKIKDHYNSPLTASLSGGHVMGNFSPHEAFAIGGTNSVRGYEEGAVGSGRSYAVGSGEISFPVLGPVEGVFFADYGTDLGSGPSVPGDPAGARLKPGSGYGYGFGIRVDSPLGPLRLEYAFNDRHTKRFHFGVGHRN comes from the exons ATGATAAAAAACGACGACGTTTCCTTCACTTCTTCTGCTCTCAAAATCGCACCTTTCCTTCACCACCAAACTAAACCCTCTCTCCCTTTCTTCTCTCAATTTGTCCAAACCAAACTCACCTTCCTCGACTCGCTCCTAACCCGCACCAGGTTCCCCAACTCACCCCTCCTCTGCTCTGCCTCGCTCTCCCTAACTCGGCCCTCCTCCCCCGGGCCGGACCCTAAATCCCTGCCGATCCTCTGCTCCGCGTCATTGTCTCTGAGTCAGTCTCAACTCCGTGATTCGACTCAGAGTGACTCGGTGGTGGCCCAGCAGAAGAGTGGTGGGGCGAGTGGGGTTCATGGGCCGAGTCGGTATGATGAGGAGAGGGTGTTGATAAGTGAAGTGTTGGTGAGGAATAAAGACGGGGAGGAACTGGAGAGGAAGGATTTGGAAGCTGAAGCTCTAGCTGCGTTAAAAGCTTGCCGTGCTAACTCAGCTCTTACGGTTCGTGAAGTTCAGGAGGATGTGCATAGGGTTATTAGTAGTGGGTACTTTTGCTCCTGTATGCCTGTTGCTGTTGACACACGTGATGGCATTCGACTGGTTTTTCAG GTAGAGCCAAACCAGGAGTTTCATGGGCTAGTATGCGAAGGGGCTAGTGTTCTTCCGACAAAGTTTTTACAGGATGCTTTTCGTGGCGGATATG GAAAAGTGGTTAATATTAAGCAATTGGATGAAGTGATAAGTTCCATCAATAGCTGGTACATGGAGCGTGGTCTTTTTGGCATG gtCTCAAATGCTGAGATACTCTCTGGGGGTATTATAAGGTTACAAATTGCAGAAGCGGAGGTGAATGACATTTCCATACGCTTTCTTGACCGAAAAAC TGGTGAACCAACCAAGGGGAAGACAAAGCCCGAGACGATACTTAGGCAACTTACAACCAAAAAGGGACAG GTCTACAGCATGCTTCAAGGGAAAAGAGATGTGGATACTGTGTTAACTATGGGAATCATGGAAGATGTTAGCTTTATTCCCCAACCTGCTGAag ATACTGGCAAAGTTGATTTGATAATGAATGTTGTTGAACGTCCAAATGGAGGATTTTCTGCTGGTGGTGGGATATCAAGTGG GACTACAAGTGGCTCTCTACCAGGACTTATTGGAAg CTTTGCATATTCTCATAGGAATGTTTTTGGACGAAACCAGAAACTTAATATTTCCCTTGAGAGGGGCCAAATTGACTCAATCTTTCGAATAAACTACACAGACCCCTGGATTGAAGGGGACGACAAACGGACTTCTAGAACAATTATGGTTCAG AATTCAAGAACCCCTGGGAATCTTGTTCATGGTAATCAACCTGTAAATAATAGCCTGACGATTGGCAGAGTTGCAGCTGGTATAGAATTTAGTAGACCACTCAGACCAAAGTGGAGTGGAACAGTCGGACTTATTTTTCAG CATGCTGGTGCTCGTAATGAAAAAGGAGACCCTAAGATCAAAGACCATTACAACAGCCCCCTCACTGCAAG TTTGTCTGGTGGTCATGTGATGGGTAATTTCTCTCCTCATGAAGCATTTGCCATTGGTGGAACAAACAGTGTGAGAGGATATGAAGAAGGGGCCGTGGGCTCTGGTCGATCTTATGCAGTTGGCTCGGGTGAAATTTCTTTCCCTGTG TTGGGACCAGTGGAAGGAGTTTTTTTTGCTGACTATGGAACAGACCTTGGATCTGGACCCTCAGTGCCTG GTGATCCTGCTGGGGCAAGGCTGAAGCCTGGAAGTGGATATGGGTATGGCTTCGGCATCCGTGTGGACTCACCATTAGGCCCTCTTCGGCTTGAATATGCATTTAATGACAGGCACACAAAGAGATTCCATTTTGGAGTAGGTCACCGAAATTAA